One Betaproteobacteria bacterium genomic region harbors:
- a CDS encoding TAXI family TRAP transporter solute-binding subunit, with translation MPPRRRALREVSPRDLLLAVGPALVLIALAFWIAFKFVQPAPPRRLTIVTGAEGGAYYAFAERYRSILARHGVTLDIRTSAGSLENLALLMNPEAGVEVGFAQSGTSSVGSNSRIFSLGSIYYEPVWIFVRQKLKVRSLVQLRGKRVAVGPDGSGTRVLALQLLALNGVPLPPTELAYAGAKEAAEGLIEGDLDAAFIVSAPQARVVQDLLSTPGIALMSLDNAPAYLLRFPFLTKLTLPRSTVDFIHDIPPHDVSLVAPTTNIVCTEDLHPALAYLLLAAMKEVHGGAGWFQTQGKFPAPIDVDFPLSDQAERFYRSGVPFLYKYLPFWLANLVERLWVLLLPLVAVVVPLTKVVPPLYAWRVRSRVYRWYGELKFLEQEVAAHPARDAIPDLLRRLDRIDHSVAQISVPLSYADQLYTLKEHIRLVRREIREQHPGLRAAAPDAVPPQTT, from the coding sequence GCCGCCGCGTCGTCTCACGATCGTGACCGGCGCCGAAGGCGGCGCCTACTACGCGTTCGCCGAACGCTACCGCAGCATTCTCGCGCGCCACGGCGTCACGCTCGACATCCGCACCTCGGCCGGCTCGCTGGAAAACCTGGCGCTGCTGATGAACCCCGAGGCCGGCGTCGAGGTCGGTTTCGCCCAGAGTGGAACCAGCTCCGTGGGCAGCAACTCCCGCATATTCTCGCTCGGCAGCATCTACTACGAGCCGGTTTGGATCTTCGTGCGGCAGAAGCTCAAGGTCCGCAGCCTGGTGCAACTGCGCGGCAAGCGCGTCGCCGTCGGTCCCGATGGCAGCGGCACCCGCGTGCTGGCCCTGCAGCTGCTGGCGCTCAATGGCGTGCCCCTGCCGCCGACCGAACTCGCCTACGCCGGCGCGAAGGAGGCCGCGGAAGGGCTTATCGAGGGCGACCTGGACGCAGCCTTCATCGTGTCCGCACCTCAGGCCAGGGTCGTGCAGGACCTGCTCTCGACGCCCGGCATCGCGCTTATGAGCCTCGACAACGCACCGGCGTATCTGCTGCGCTTTCCCTTCCTGACCAAGCTCACGCTGCCGCGCAGCACGGTCGACTTCATCCACGACATCCCGCCGCACGATGTGTCTCTGGTCGCGCCGACGACCAACATCGTGTGCACCGAGGATCTGCATCCGGCGCTGGCCTATCTGCTGCTCGCCGCAATGAAGGAAGTGCACGGCGGGGCCGGCTGGTTTCAGACCCAGGGCAAATTCCCGGCGCCCATCGATGTCGATTTCCCGCTCTCGGACCAGGCCGAGCGCTTCTATCGCTCCGGCGTCCCCTTCCTGTACAAGTATCTGCCGTTCTGGCTGGCGAACCTGGTCGAACGGCTCTGGGTGCTCCTGCTGCCCCTGGTCGCGGTGGTGGTGCCGCTCACGAAGGTGGTGCCGCCGCTCTATGCGTGGCGCGTGCGCTCGCGCGTGTATCGCTGGTACGGCGAGCTCAAGTTCTTGGAACAGGAGGTCGCGGCACACCCCGCGCGGGACGCGATTCCCGATCTCCTGCGGCGGCTCGATCGCATTGACCACTCGGTGGCGCAGATCAGCGTGCCTCTCTCCTACGCCGACCAGCTCTACACCCTCAAGGAGCACATCCGCCTGGTACGGCGCGAGATCCGCGAGCAGCACCCTGGACTGCGTGCGGCAGCGCCCGACGCCGTCCCCCCTCAGACCACCTGA